From the genome of Selenomonadales bacterium, one region includes:
- a CDS encoding membrane protein insertase YidC produces MFEIFDIFIGFLQTILTFFYGITESIGYANYGLAIILLTIVIKMLLYPLTVKQVRSMKGMQILQPKMKELQEKYAKQPEKLQKELAILYKETGVNPLAGCLPMLVQMPILIGIFYAIRDFSYVSTPSFLWLQDLSAVDPTWTLPAIAAISTYIQSKQTSPSDNKQAKVMTVLLPLFIGYISTTFPSGLVLYWAMSNVVQIAQTWWMYRMNEDIKR; encoded by the coding sequence TTGTTTGAAATTTTCGATATCTTTATCGGCTTTTTACAAACGATTTTAACCTTTTTCTACGGCATCACAGAATCCATCGGTTATGCCAACTACGGTTTGGCGATCATCTTATTGACGATCGTTATCAAAATGCTTCTCTATCCGTTGACTGTTAAACAAGTACGGTCAATGAAAGGGATGCAGATCCTTCAGCCGAAAATGAAAGAGTTGCAGGAAAAATACGCGAAACAACCTGAAAAGTTGCAGAAAGAATTGGCGATCCTCTACAAAGAAACAGGCGTCAACCCGCTTGCGGGCTGCTTGCCGATGCTCGTACAGATGCCGATCCTTATCGGTATTTTCTATGCGATTCGTGATTTTTCGTACGTATCGACGCCGTCGTTCTTATGGCTGCAAGATCTGAGTGCAGTCGATCCGACGTGGACGCTTCCGGCAATCGCTGCGATCTCCACGTATATCCAGTCGAAACAGACGTCGCCGAGCGATAATAAACAAGCGAAAGTAATGACGGTACTTCTTCCGCTCTTCATCGGTTATATCTCTACGACGTTCCCGTCCGGTCTTGTACTGTACTGGGCAATGAGCAACGTGGTACAGATCGCACAGACGTGGTGGATGTATCGTATGAATGAGGATATCAAAAGATGA
- a CDS encoding protein jag has protein sequence MTTVEKTGKTVEEAVALALKELQVTEHDVTVEVLEQPKSGFLGLIGTRPAKVAVTLIEKEEPAEEKTITVETVEDAPVIGEDPIAVGKAFLMDVFAKMNLTVAIEVEEKEEVVLFDLKGNDLGILIGRHGQTLDALQYLTNLAANKNAGEGRKRIVLDVEEYRKRREETLVRLAHRLANKVKRRNQRIVLEPMSRHERKIIHMALQDDPQIATYSEGEEPYRKIVIAAKR, from the coding sequence ATGACTACTGTTGAAAAAACCGGCAAAACTGTCGAAGAAGCAGTTGCATTAGCACTGAAAGAACTCCAAGTAACAGAACATGACGTTACGGTAGAAGTTTTGGAACAGCCGAAAAGCGGCTTTTTGGGACTCATTGGCACACGTCCGGCAAAAGTTGCCGTTACGCTTATCGAAAAAGAAGAGCCTGCAGAGGAAAAAACGATCACTGTGGAAACAGTAGAAGACGCGCCCGTCATCGGTGAAGATCCTATCGCGGTTGGTAAAGCGTTCTTGATGGATGTTTTCGCAAAAATGAATTTGACGGTAGCGATCGAAGTCGAAGAGAAAGAAGAAGTCGTTCTCTTCGATCTCAAAGGCAACGATCTCGGTATCTTGATCGGCCGTCATGGTCAGACGCTCGATGCGCTCCAGTATCTTACGAACTTGGCAGCGAACAAAAATGCGGGCGAAGGCCGCAAACGCATCGTTCTCGATGTGGAAGAATATCGCAAACGTCGTGAAGAAACGCTCGTACGCCTTGCACATCGTTTGGCTAACAAAGTCAAACGCCGCAACCAGCGTATCGTTCTCGAACCGATGAGCCGCCATGAAAGAAAGATCATTCACATGGCACTTCAGGACGACCCGCAGATCGCAACGTACAGCGAAGGGGAAGAACCGTATCGCAAGATCGTGATCGCGGCAAAAAGATAA
- the rpmH gene encoding 50S ribosomal protein L34: protein MKRTYQPNTLWRKRTHGFRERMKTKGGRIVLKRRRAKGRKRLSA from the coding sequence ATGAAACGTACGTATCAGCCTAATACATTGTGGAGAAAAAGAACCCATGGTTTCCGTGAACGTATGAAAACCAAAGGTGGTAGAATCGTTCTGAAAAGAAGACGTGCAAAAGGCAGAAAAAGATTATCTGCTTAA
- the yidD gene encoding membrane protein insertion efficiency factor YidD, whose product MKRVLLFLIHFYRRFISPLKPPTCRFYPTCSLYAVQAIEKYGAFKGSYLAVKRILKCHPFHKGGYDPVE is encoded by the coding sequence GTGAAAAGAGTATTACTCTTTTTAATACACTTTTATCGCAGATTCATTTCGCCGCTCAAACCGCCGACGTGTCGGTTCTATCCGACGTGTTCTCTTTATGCTGTACAAGCGATCGAGAAATACGGTGCTTTCAAAGGAAGCTATCTTGCTGTGAAAAGAATCTTAAAATGTCACCCGTTTCATAAGGGTGGCTATGACCCTGTGGAATAA
- the rnpA gene encoding ribonuclease P protein component yields the protein MMKLPRNRIVKKNKEIQAIYRGGKSYVTRYFIFYLFRTNDVPIRVAVAAGKKLGNAVIRNSVKRRLREIFRQNQSQLTGSGQVLIVGRKPMLDADYRDIEKAFLSVCRKIKREQERG from the coding sequence ATGATGAAATTACCTAGAAATCGAATCGTAAAAAAGAATAAAGAAATCCAAGCGATCTATCGAGGCGGTAAGTCGTATGTGACGAGATATTTTATCTTTTATCTGTTCCGTACGAACGATGTACCGATCCGTGTCGCTGTCGCAGCAGGTAAGAAGCTCGGCAATGCTGTTATCAGAAATTCTGTAAAACGGCGTCTTAGAGAGATATTCCGTCAGAATCAATCTCAGCTTACAGGGAGCGGTCAAGTGCTCATCGTTGGGCGAAAACCGATGCTCGATGCTGATTACCGCGATATCGAGAAGGCTTTTTTGTCGGTATGCCGTAAGATCAAAAGGGAGCAGGAGAGAGGATAG